From a single Raphanus sativus cultivar WK10039 chromosome 3, ASM80110v3, whole genome shotgun sequence genomic region:
- the LOC108847565 gene encoding uncharacterized protein LOC108847565, producing the protein MATCTVTVTEYFCPPKKRRLDKASGESKSSATGPNLRPFNPDDDECIRQYILYYYQFQKSEGFDIDWDKLDYRFATMPIIDAYPAGYTMTNDEIISEVTCLAIAQRNAEKGTRLVFLDHVSASYRCCAGCLYYITFWAMDLASSRPEPKLYQTKCRQCGPTFCEIYIFRLKPTDEELAAVQVDPPPPLNENDPEAATISFTVTGPGSGFIPNVVFTRTPAQVSVPSAKSSSPCESQSQDIDSQY; encoded by the exons ATGGCCACTTGTACGGTGACGGTGACGGAGTACTTTTGCCCTCCGAAGAAGCGAAGGCTGGACAAAGCCTCGGGAGAATCGAAATCCTCAGCGACTGGTCCAAATCTCCGGCCTTTCAACCCCGACGACGATGAGTGCATTCGACAGTACATCTTGTACTATTACCAGTTTCAAAAGAGCGAG GGTTTCGATATTGATTGGGATAAGCTTGACTATCGGTTTGCCACGATGCCTATAATAGACGCATATCCTGCCGGTTATACCATGACCAACGATGAAATAATCAGTGAAGTGACTTGTCTTGCCATAGCCCAACGCAATGCAGAGAAG GGAACTAGGCTTGTTTTCCTCGATCACGTCTCAGCAAGTTACAGGTGCTGTGCTGGTTGTCTTTACTATATTACATTCTGGGCTATGGATTTGGCTTCATCCAGGCCTGAGCCAAAGCTTTATCAAACAAAATGTCGCCAGTGTGGACCCACGTTTTGTGAGATTTATATCTTTAGGCTTAAACCAACTGATGAAG AGCTTGCTGCTGTTCAGGTGGATCCTCCTCCTCCATTGAATGAAAATGACCCAG AAGCAGCCACCATATCGTTCACTGTAACGGGTCCAGGGTCTGGGTTCATACCCAACGTTGTCTTCACTCGGACTCCTGCTCAAGTATCTGTCCCGTCGGCAAAATCATCCTCACCGTGTGAAAGCCAAAGCCAAGACATTGATTCGCAATACTAA
- the LOC130510167 gene encoding uncharacterized protein LOC130510167 isoform X1: MVTEYLRPPKKRRLDIASGESRSSATRPNLQSFNSRDDECIRQYISYYYQFQKSEGFEIGWDKLDYLFDTMPMIDPYRASEYKTNDEIIREGTCLAIARHNSDKGTRLVFLDHVSASYRCCAGVLYYVTFWAMDLASSSPVPKLYQSNFRRCGPTFCEVYLFRLKPTDQEIAAVQVDPPPPLNEDIPERPTVLFTVTGPGSGFIPNVVFTRIPAQVSVSLPESSSPSLLVT, translated from the exons ATGGTGACGGAGTACTTGCGCCCTCCGAAGAAGCGCAGGTTGGACATAGCCTCGGGAGAATCGAGATCCTCAGCGACACGTCCAAATCTCCAGTCTTTCAACTCGCGCGATGATGAGTGCATCCGACAGTACATCTCGTACTATTACCAGTTTCAAAAGAGcgag GGTTTCGAGATAGGTTGGGATAAACTGGACTACCTGTTCGACACGATGCCTATGATTGATCCATATCGTGCCAGTGAATATAAGACCAACGATGAAATAATCCGTGAAGGGACCTGTCTTGCCATTGCCCGACACAATTCCGACAAG GGAACTAGGCTTGTTTTCCTCGATCACGTTTCAGCAAGTTACAGGTGCTGTGCTGGTGTGCTTTACTATGTTACATTCTGGGCCATGGATTTGGCTTCATCCAGTCCCGTGCCAAAACTTTATCAATCAAACTTTCGCCGGTGTGGACCCACATTTTGTGAGGTTTATCTCTTCAGGCTTAAACCAACGGACCAAG AGATTGCTGCTGTTCAGGTGGATCCTCCTCCTCCATTGAATGAAGATATCCCAG AACGACCCACTGTATTGTTCACTGTAACGGGTCCAGGGTCTGGGTTCATACCCAACGTTGTCTTCACTAGGATTCCTGCTCAAGTGTCTGTCTCGTTGCCAGAATCATCCTCACCATCCCTTCTTGTTACCTAA
- the LOC130510167 gene encoding uncharacterized protein LOC130510167 isoform X2 has translation MMSASDSTSRTITSFKRARVGYKGFEIGWDKLDYLFDTMPMIDPYRASEYKTNDEIIREGTCLAIARHNSDKGTRLVFLDHVSASYRCCAGVLYYVTFWAMDLASSSPVPKLYQSNFRRCGPTFCEVYLFRLKPTDQEIAAVQVDPPPPLNEDIPERPTVLFTVTGPGSGFIPNVVFTRIPAQVSVSLPESSSPSLLVT, from the exons ATGATGAGTGCATCCGACAGTACATCTCGTACTATTACCAGTTTCAAAAGAGcgag GGTTGGTTATAAGGGTTTCGAGATAGGTTGGGATAAACTGGACTACCTGTTCGACACGATGCCTATGATTGATCCATATCGTGCCAGTGAATATAAGACCAACGATGAAATAATCCGTGAAGGGACCTGTCTTGCCATTGCCCGACACAATTCCGACAAG GGAACTAGGCTTGTTTTCCTCGATCACGTTTCAGCAAGTTACAGGTGCTGTGCTGGTGTGCTTTACTATGTTACATTCTGGGCCATGGATTTGGCTTCATCCAGTCCCGTGCCAAAACTTTATCAATCAAACTTTCGCCGGTGTGGACCCACATTTTGTGAGGTTTATCTCTTCAGGCTTAAACCAACGGACCAAG AGATTGCTGCTGTTCAGGTGGATCCTCCTCCTCCATTGAATGAAGATATCCCAG AACGACCCACTGTATTGTTCACTGTAACGGGTCCAGGGTCTGGGTTCATACCCAACGTTGTCTTCACTAGGATTCCTGCTCAAGTGTCTGTCTCGTTGCCAGAATCATCCTCACCATCCCTTCTTGTTACCTAA